The following coding sequences are from one Lolium rigidum isolate FL_2022 chromosome 6, APGP_CSIRO_Lrig_0.1, whole genome shotgun sequence window:
- the LOC124662249 gene encoding CBS domain-containing protein CBSCBSPB3-like, producing MCSRATAPQPRRHHAAILPRKPPPPPAPAPTANGKPAAASKPKSPVKAPPPWLEERTVKQLRLAKALTLPEATTVYEACRRMATRLVNAALLTDANGILSGIVTAEDVSGRVIAEGLKPEETNAAKVMTRNPVFVEANSSATDALQKMVQGKFRHLPVVEHGEVIGMLDITKFLYDAIARMEKAAEQGSAIAAAIEGVERQWKSEFAGPHKFIENLRGQMFKPSLSTIITENTSVPSVSPSDPVTAAAKKMREYRVNSVVVMAGSTLQGILTSKDLVWRVVARSLSPEVTRVEKVMSACPGCATCDTSILEALKSMQHGRFRHIPVADKRGQIVACLDALQLTHAALSMVEEASGPNNVANTMVEKFWDSALALHPAEEHDSHSDESHNGTVASDDAGGKLIPPHVGNAFSYKIEDREGRMHRFSCVSETLGALVSAVTHRLGMENEKAHVNLLYNDDEGDRVLLATDSDLIAAIEHARSAGWKVLRLHMDGQSETGVQSTSSLVDTSTPQRGLSSLRLGIVASGVAVASVGVIVYLRRSVL from the exons ATGTGCTCCCGCGCCACCGCGCCGCAGCCTCGCCGGCACCACGCTGCCATCCTTCCCCGcaagcccccgccgccgcccgctcctgcTCCCACCGCCAATGggaagcccgccgccgcctccaagccAAAGTCGCCCGTGAAGGCACCGCCGCC GTGGTTGGAGGAGAGGACGGTGAAGCAGCTCAGGCTGGCCAAGGCGCTGACGCTCCCGGAGGCCACCACGGTGTACGAGGCGTGCCGGAGGATGGCGACGAGGCTCGTCAACGCCGCGCTGCTCACCGACGCCAACGGGATACTCTCGGGCATCGTCACGGCCGAG GACGTATCGGGTCGAGTGATAGCTGAGGGTCTCAAGCCCGAGGAAACAAATGCGGCCAAGGTGATGACGCGGAATCCTGTTTTTGTCGAGGCCAACTCATCAGCCACCGATGCACTGCAGAAGATGGTCCAAG GCAAATTTAGGCATCTTCCGGTAGTGGAACATGGTGAGGTCATTGGCATGTTGGACATTACAAAATTCCTCTATGATGCAATTGCGAGAATGGAGAAGGCAGCAGAACAAGGCAGTGCTATAGCAGCTGCTATAGAAGGGGTCGAACGGCAATGGAAATCGGAATTTGCAG GTCCACACAAATTCATAGAAAATCTTCGAGGCCAGATGTTCAAACCATCCTTGTCAACTATCATAACTGAAAATACAAG TGTTCCATCGGTATCCCCTTCAGACCCAGTAACTGCAGCTGCGAAAAAGATGAGAGAATACCGCGTCAACTCGGTGGTTGTCATGGCAGGGAGCACGTTACAAGGAATTCTCAC TTCCAAGGATTTGGTTTGGCGGGTGGTAGCACGTAGTCTGTCCCCAGAGGTGACTCGCGTAGAAAAG GTCATGAGTGCATGTCCTGGTTGTGCTACGTGTGACACATCAATCCTCGAGGCTCTAAAATCAATGCAACATGGAAGATTTCGTCATATTCCTGTAGCAGACAAAA GAGGACAGATCGTCGCATGTTTGGATGCACTTCAGTTAACCCACGCAGCCCTCTCCATG GTTGAGGAAGCATCTGGACCAAACAATGTGgcaaatactatggttgagaagtTTTGGGATTCAGCTCTTGCCTTGCATCCTGCAGAGGAACATGATTCACATAG TGATGAATCCCATAATGGTACAGTAGCATCAGACGATGCTGGAGGAAAGCTTATACCCCCTCATGTTGGCAATGCATTCTCTTACAAAATTGAAGATAGAGAAGGACGGATGCATAGATTCAGTTGCG TTTCAGAAACCTTAGGTGCACTTGTGTCTGCTGTAACACACAGATTGGGGATGGAAAACGAGAAGGCACATGTCAACCTTCTG TACAATGACGATGAAGGTGACAGAGTTCTTCTTGCTACCGACAGCGACCTCATCGCAGCAATTGAGCATGCCAGATCTGCTGGATGGAAG GTTCTGAGACTGCACATGGACGGTCAGTCCGAGACCGGGGTGCAGTCCACTTCGTCGCTCGTCGATACCTCGACGCCGCAGAGAGGCCTGTCGTCCCTCCGGCTAGGTATCGTGGCCAGCGGGGTCGCCGTTGCCAGCGTCGGAGTAATCGTCTACTTGAGGCGCTCTGTGCTCTGA